The sequence below is a genomic window from Pirellulales bacterium.
GCACATTGCCACTGGGAATCATTGCCGCAGGGCGCCGGCGAATCATAGCACCACGATCGAATTCACGATCTCGACGTCGCCTACTGCCAGCCGAACTTGCTCTTGCGCAAGCTGCTTGTGGTAGAAGCTCGTAACCATGCCGCTCAGAAGGAGCGAGTTGCCCGCTTGCTCGACGCGCACTCCACGCAGCGCGGCGATCGGACCATCGGTCAACGCCGCCTGGGCCGCGGTTCGCAGATCACTTGCCCCAAAATCGAGTTCGGTTCGCAAAGCCATAACGACCATCCATGCCGAACGTAGTAAAGCAACAACCACTCTAACGGGCTGCGAATTGAAATGTCAATGGCGACATATAAAACTCATCAGACGAACAAAATACGTCAACACGACGCCGCCGGGCGACCTGCGGTAAGCCGCAGCCGACGCGTCATGATGCCCCACTACGCGCATGGCCGAAATGCCGTTGGTGGCCAAGGTAGAGAATGGCTTGGCACAAATCGCACACGCGATTCCTCGCCGACGCTCGCCCGATGCTGGCGATCGTTCCGCAAGCAACTTGATTCCGCAAGATTGCCGGGCAAACGGGTTATTCGTCCTGCGGAAGCGTGCTGAACTCGATCGTTTCCGCGTCGCCCGGCTCGGTGAATTCCGTGAATTCCATCGCTGCGGCCTCGAAGGTCGCCGTTTCGGCGCCGCCGACCGTTGTCAAATCGTCTGGTGCCAAATCTTCGGCCTCGGGCTCAGTGCCTTGCGGAAGCGGCTCGTCGACTGGCAATAGTTCCGCTTCCTCGTCCTCTTCCGGTTCGGGCGGCTTTTCACGGTCCAGGGCGAGCGTCGTCAAGACGCCGACGCACGACGCCAGCGACAAACCGATCGACCCCAAAGCGACCGGCGCCAACCAACCCGGCAACTTCCCGGCATTTGCGACCCGGTTCTCCCCCTGCTTCTCGGCCGCATACATTCCGGCCGCGAACACGATGAGCCCCAAGCCCGTCAAAACGCAGAAGGCGATTTGCAACTTTGTCAGCACGGATCAAACCTCGACGATCGAATACGAATCAGAGTGGTGCCGCCGCGCGACCCCGGTTCAAGCCAAATCGAGCCCTACTTCAGTCTAATCAGC
It includes:
- a CDS encoding BON domain-containing protein, translating into MALRTELDFGASDLRTAAQAALTDGPIAALRGVRVEQAGNSLLLSGMVTSFYHKQLAQEQVRLAVGDVEIVNSIVVL